The Paenibacillus uliginis N3/975 genome has a window encoding:
- a CDS encoding TetR/AcrR family transcriptional regulator, whose protein sequence is MSSEDIKIDPRIKRTKKMFKQALISLIREDSDQTKLTVQRIADRAELNRATFYLHYDGIDDLMEQMIEEILDEMYQTITIDAIKNSSSHSPSYPALTSFLEHFYQNAGLYHVMLENKAFHDRVFGMLLDIITLWGEERKIKGRPFHVLNEVIASSTLGIVTWWLKERTPYSPNYMAHQITLLVNGEK, encoded by the coding sequence ATGAGCTCAGAAGATATCAAAATCGATCCTCGAATTAAACGGACAAAAAAGATGTTTAAACAAGCCCTTATCTCTTTAATTCGAGAAGATTCGGATCAAACCAAACTAACCGTTCAACGTATTGCTGACCGGGCAGAGTTAAATCGAGCGACGTTTTACTTGCATTACGACGGAATAGATGACTTAATGGAGCAGATGATTGAAGAGATTCTTGATGAGATGTACCAGACCATTACGATTGATGCTATCAAGAATTCATCCTCTCATTCCCCCTCTTATCCCGCCCTTACTTCATTTCTTGAACATTTTTATCAAAATGCAGGTTTGTATCATGTGATGTTAGAGAATAAGGCTTTTCATGATCGGGTGTTTGGAATGCTATTGGATATCATCACCCTGTGGGGCGAGGAAAGAAAAATAAAGGGACGGCCTTTCCATGTCCTTAATGAAGTGATCGCTTCTTCAACGCTTGGTATTGTAACTTGGTGGCTGAAAGAAAGAACGCCCTACAGCCCTAATTATATGGCACACCAAATTACTCTTTTAGTTAATGGAGAAAAATGA
- a CDS encoding DHA2 family efflux MFS transporter permease subunit produces the protein MSQRIQNEAKSNRRVLLFILLSGSFLSVLNQTILTVALPEFMGEFDINATTVQWLTTGYMLVNGILIPVTAYLMNRFTTRQLFISSMLFLLLGSILAASSPNFTLLLTGRLVQASGAGIIMPLLMAVIYEIFPINNRGSAMGMIGLTMAFAPAIAPSLAGIVIEHVSWRWLFIGMIPLLGIVILLSFKYLFNVSETSKPKADIPGIIYSTLGFGGILYGFSNASGSGWGNIVVLSCLIGGGAFLVLFCTRQLKSSNPMLDLRVFSNKTYLLTTIINTLVTIIMYADIILVPLYLQSSMGYTALESGLLLLPGALLMAVMSPITGRLFDKFGPRILMLTGLVFVIIAVWGVTNLSVTTSYTYLMIRTIVLRLGLSLLVMPVTTAGLNALPQKWTAHGSAVTNTVRQVAGAIGTTLVVTVMTISSSHHLTKLMQSDPSFSQTQLAQESSILGTSDAFIYIVFVGIIAFILTLFMPKQKSGSKQEISNSQSPSRADA, from the coding sequence ATGAGTCAACGCATTCAAAATGAAGCAAAATCAAATAGGAGAGTTCTTTTATTTATATTGTTATCAGGTTCATTCTTATCTGTTCTGAATCAAACGATACTGACCGTTGCATTACCGGAATTTATGGGCGAATTTGATATTAATGCAACCACGGTACAATGGCTGACAACAGGGTATATGTTAGTGAATGGAATCTTGATACCGGTAACTGCCTATTTAATGAATAGATTCACGACCAGGCAGCTCTTCATCAGTTCCATGCTCTTCCTTCTGCTTGGAAGCATATTAGCAGCTTCTTCTCCTAATTTTACCTTATTATTAACCGGTCGATTGGTGCAAGCTTCAGGAGCCGGAATCATCATGCCTCTATTAATGGCTGTTATTTATGAAATTTTCCCTATCAATAACCGTGGATCCGCGATGGGAATGATCGGTCTTACGATGGCGTTCGCTCCTGCGATTGCACCTTCTTTGGCCGGTATAGTTATAGAACATGTATCTTGGCGCTGGTTGTTTATTGGCATGATCCCATTGCTCGGTATCGTAATCCTATTATCGTTCAAATACTTATTTAACGTATCAGAGACATCCAAACCCAAAGCGGACATTCCCGGAATTATATACTCCACCTTAGGATTTGGCGGTATCCTTTACGGTTTTAGCAACGCAAGTGGCAGCGGATGGGGAAATATCGTCGTTTTGTCTTGTTTGATCGGTGGGGGAGCCTTTCTTGTACTCTTCTGTACGCGTCAACTCAAATCGTCTAATCCTATGCTGGACTTACGCGTTTTTAGCAATAAAACTTACTTATTGACAACAATCATCAATACTTTGGTTACGATCATTATGTATGCGGATATAATTTTAGTTCCTCTATATTTGCAATCAAGCATGGGGTACACTGCGCTAGAATCAGGCTTACTGTTGCTGCCCGGAGCGCTATTGATGGCAGTTATGTCACCGATAACTGGCCGTTTATTCGATAAATTCGGACCGAGGATTCTCATGTTAACGGGGCTTGTTTTTGTCATTATAGCGGTATGGGGCGTAACGAATCTAAGCGTTACAACCAGCTACACTTATTTAATGATACGTACGATCGTTTTACGTCTCGGTTTATCTCTGTTAGTTATGCCTGTAACGACTGCAGGTCTCAATGCGCTGCCCCAAAAATGGACTGCTCATGGTTCTGCAGTTACGAATACGGTTCGTCAAGTGGCAGGCGCTATCGGAACAACGCTCGTGGTTACGGTGATGACGATCAGTTCCAGTCATCACCTAACAAAATTAATGCAGTCCGATCCGTCATTTTCACAAACCCAGCTCGCACAAGAGTCATCCATTCTTGGCACGAGCGATGCCTTTATTTATATTGTATTTGTGGGCATCATCGCATTTATCTTGACTTTGTTTATGCCGAAGCAAAAATCTGGCTCAAAGCAAG